From a single Maylandia zebra isolate NMK-2024a linkage group LG3, Mzebra_GT3a, whole genome shotgun sequence genomic region:
- the LOC143414225 gene encoding uncharacterized protein LOC143414225: protein MKMFVVFVILLHVSQHALAVVVVDVNEGERSVLLSCLYSDSILEKNSTVMWTRSDLDPKSVHQRREEGDDLTGQNQRYSRRTSMNRYALIIKDFSLTLRKPTKTDSGNYTCSISAGGKERKLRDIQLQVKDQQVEVKVREGSESVILPCNTKPDLPEDTTVEWTRSDLGLITVHEYSNRNDDLITQDEVYRDRTMMSEDLLRTGDFSLTLKHPKVKDTGRYICTIYRDKDILTQKVVLQVKKPFPSWVKDLLVLLFVFVIFGGLLYYLRHYYMSDYQVEVDSGVASVKLPCKTIFKFLKHTKVEWRDRNNRKVHVYQNGSDQPEKQHRFYRNRTEMKSTSLLKPGDLSLTLAYPTDDDNFTYTCTIYSRKGNILTRKNVQLHVRGGGGFRGGICPAALQNYYKPA from the exons ATGAagatgtttgtggtgtttgtgatcCTCCTGCACG tttcccagcatgctctggctgtggtggtggtggatgTGAATGAGGGGGAAAGGTCTGTCCTGCTCTCCTGTCTGTACTCAGATTCTATACTTGAGAAAAATTCAACAGTGATGTGGACTCGCAGTGACCTTGATCCCAAATCTGTACACCAACGACGAGAAGAAGGAGACGATCTTACAGGACAAAACCAGCGTTACAGCAGACGCACATCAATGAATCGTTACGCTTTGATCATTAaagacttcagcctcactctgaggaAACCCACAAAGACTGACAGCggcaactacacctgctccatcagtgcTGGAGGGAAAGAACGAAAACTCAGAGACAtccagctgcaggtcaaag ACCAGCAGGTGGAGGTGAAGGTGAGGGAAGGGTCAGAGTCTGTCATCCTGCCCTGCAACACAAAACCTGACCTGCCTGAGGACACCACAGTAGAGTGGACTCGCTCTGACCTCGGACTCATCACAGTCCATGAGTATTCTAACAGAAATGATGACCTTATAACTCAGGACGAAGtttacagagaccgaacgaTGATGAGTGAAGACCTGCTGAGAACTGGAGActtcagtctgaccctgaaacaccccAAAGTGAAAGACACGGGACGATACATCTGCACCATCTACAGGGACAAAGACATCCTGACACAGAAAGTAGTGCTGCAGGTCAAAA AACCATTTCCATCCTGGGTCAAAGATCTTCTGGTTCtcctgtttgtctttgtgatttttggaggtcttttatattatttacGTCACTATTACATGTCAG aTTACCAAGTGGAGGTGGATTCAGGGGTGGCGTCTGTCAAGCTGCCCTGCAAAACTATATTTAAATTCCTAAAACACACTAAAGTGGAGTGGAGGGACAGAAACAACAGGAAGGTCCATGTGTATCagaacggctctgaccagcctgaaAAACAGCACCGGTTTTACAGAAACCGAACAGAGATGAAGAGCACATCTCTGCTGAAacctggagacctcagtctgaccctggcATATCCAACGGATGACGACAACTTCACCTACACCTGTACCATCTACAGCAGGAAAGGAAACATACTGACAAGGAAAAATGTGCAGCTccatgtcagag gtggaggtggattcaGGGGAGGCATCTGTCCTGCTGCCCTGCAAAACTACTATAAACCTGCCTAA